One window from the genome of Cottoperca gobio chromosome 15, fCotGob3.1, whole genome shotgun sequence encodes:
- the LOC115020222 gene encoding poly(rC)-binding protein 3, translated as MSDKEEMVLDGSLNVTLTLRLLMHGKEVGSIIGKKGETVKKMREESGARINISEGSSPERIVTITGPTEGIFRAFSMIAQKFEEDISAAMTNSNVTSKPPVTLRLVFPGSQCGSLIGKGGSKIKEIRETTGAQVQVAGDMLPDSTERAVTISGTPQAITQCVRHICSVMLESPPKGATIPYRPKSIPVGAHAVLAPQHAAQAFAIPGQYAFAHQDLTKLHQLAMQHIPLPSLGQSNPTFPGLDASCLTSSQELAIPNDFIGCIIGRQGSKINEIRQVSGAHIKIASATDGSAMRQVTITGSPASISVAQYLINASLEMAKYTMQAASSATPIDLNMSFSQSVPSASNAATSLAVLAASSQAPINVHSPSTLQAIQNPHYAVPVSSLLGMKSLPLLAMHPAAASSLAQGLCPYTAKMTTSGMKKSERQKFGPY; from the exons ATGTCGGACAAGGAGGAAATGGTTTTAGATGGGAGTCTGAATGTCACACTGACACTGAGGCTGCTGATGCATGGAAAG GAAGTTGGCAGCATAATTGGGAag AAAGGAGAAACAGTCAAGAAAATGAGGGAGGAG AGCGGTGCTCGAATTAACATATCAGAGGGATCATCTCCCGAGAGAATAGTTACCATCACAGGACCGACAGAGGGCATCTTCAGAGCTTTCTCCATGATCGCACAGAAGTTTGAGGAG GATATTTCCGCAGCAATGACAAACAGCAACGTGACAAGCAAGCCACCTGTGACACTTCGCCTGGTTTTCCCAGGGAGCCAGTGTGGCTCACTGATTGGCAAAGGAGGCTCCAAGATCAAGGAGATCAGAGAG ACCACAGGCGCTCAGGTTCAGGTGGCAGGAGACATGCTGCCGGACTCTACAGAGAGGGCTGTCACAATCTCCGGCACTCCACAGGCCATCACTCAGTGTGTAAGACACATCTGCTCTGTCATGCTGGAG TCTCCACCAAAAGGAGCAACCATTCCCTACCGTCCAAAATCCATACCTGTTGGAGCCCACGCAGTATTAGCACCACAACACGCTGCACAA GCCTTCGCAATTCCAGGGCAGTATGCTTTTGCGCATCAAGAT TTGACCAAGCTTCACCAGTTGGCTATGCAGCATATCCCCCTCCCTTCCCTTGGGCAGAGCAACCCTACCTTCCCTG GTTTGGATGCATCTTGCCTCACAAGTTCACAAGAGCTGGCAATACCTAATGAT TTTATTGGCTGCATAATTGGGAGACAAGGTAGCAAGATCAATGAGATCCGCCAGGTCTCTGGAGCTCACATCAAAATTGCCAGTGCCACTGATGGCTCAGCGATGCGCCAAGTCACGATCACAGGCTCGCCGGCCAGCATCAGCGTTGCCCAGTACCTCATCAACGCCAG CTTAGAGATGGCTAAATACACCATGCAGGCTGCTTCCTCTGCGACCCCAATTGACCTCAACATGAGCTTCTCTCAGTCTGTTCCCTCTGCCTCCAATGCTGCTACCTCTCTGGCCGTCCTGGCGGCCTCCAGCCAAGCCCCCATTAATGTCCACTCTCCCTCCACCTTACAAGCCATCCAAAACCCACATTACGCCGTCCCCGTTTCCAGCCTGCTTGGCATgaaatctctccctctcctggcTATGCACCCAGCAGCCGCTTCCAGCCTAGCTCAGGGTTTATGCCCTTACACTGCAAAAATGACAACCTCTGGCATGAAAAAATCTGAGCGGCAGAAATTTGGTCCTTATTGA
- the mocos gene encoding molybdenum cofactor sulfurase: MDFQKLCTFDTFTQLWSHYGYGENLQDVIEQEFTRIKGITYLDHAATTLYPESLVRDYFQDISRNVYGNPHSHNPSSRLTHDTVERVRYRILQHFNTTPEEYSVIFTSGCTAALKLVAESFPWRPQTESEAGSLFCYLTDSHTSVVGIRGLISSRGVVALPVSPQEVENRAKDEAQGEDVICQTEHLFCYPAQSNFSGRKYPLSHVKGIQTKRLYPACDHQGRWFVLLDAASHVSCSPLNLHECPADFIPISFYKMFGFPTGLGALIVRNNAAGILKKTYFGGGTAAAYLCGEDYYVQAANISDRFEDGTVSFLDIIAVNHGFDALYRITGGMHNIQQHTFGLAHYTYMLLSSVCHGNGQPVAQIYAEGQFESPSTQGAILNFNLKDSHGQIIGYSQVDRMASLYNIHVRTGCFCNTGACQSFLGITNQQIRRNLQAGHVCGDSIDLVEGQPTGSVRVSFGYMSTFEDCQKFLNFVAECFVEKPVTVDQGRLEQLKTFTAASQGECEDLPIKITNGEICKVEEELEASLRGFGHRDFNSHREPYTLTNIYIYPIKSCGAYEVHDWPVGPLGLLYDRSWMVVNGNGVYLSQKREQRLCLIRPQVHLPSNKLLLQASGMDTISVPLENNTQMHTSYRVCQSKVCGDRVETVDCGDEAASWLSDFLGQPCRLIRQSPGFTRHVKKKPSEAATSTSLSLVNEAQYLMINRASVRLIEKVMSSRQDDSEGDQLLDTQNVISRFRANLVIAGVKPFEEDNWPHLIIGNTRFVAAGQCGRCQMIGVDQETGTKTKEPLMSLSAHRNGKVTFGVYLTHQLPEGSTKASVLSAGALIQTEPYSS; the protein is encoded by the exons ATGGATTTTCAAAAACTTTGCACTTTTGACACTTTTACGCAGTTGTGGAGCCACTACGGTTATGGGGAAAATTTACAAGACGTGATTGAGCAGGAGTTCACACGGATTAAAG GAATAACATATCTGGATCATGCAGCAACTACACTGTACCCTGAGTCTCTGGTCAGGGACTACTTCCAGGACATTTCAAGGAATGTGTATG GAAACCCTCACAGCCATAACCCCAGCAGCAGATTGACACATGACACAGTGGAGAGGGTCAGATACAG GATATTGCAGCATTTTAACACCACCCCCGAGGAGTACTCTGTGATTTTCACTTCTGGTTGTACAGCCGCACTTAAATTAGTGGCTGAGAGCTTTCCCTGGAGGCCACAGACCGAGAGTGAAGCAGGGAGTCTCTTCTGCTACCTCACTGACAGCCACACCTCTGTAGTTGGCATTAGAGGACTGATTTCTAGCCGGGGGGTAGTTGCCCTGCCTGTCTCCCCTCAGGAAGTGGAAAACAGAGCAAAGGATGAGGCTCAAGGTGAAGATGTTATTTGCCAGACGGAGCATCTATTCTGCTACCCAGCACAGAGCAACTTCTCTGGGAGGAAGTATCCCCTTAGCCATGTGAAAGGCATCCAGACGAAACGTCTCTACCCAGCATGTGACCACCAAGGCCGCTGGTTTGTGCTGCTCGATGCTGCCTCTCATGTCAGCTGCTCCCCTCTAAACCTACATGAGTGCCCTGCTGATTTCATTCCCATCTCCTTCTATAAGATGTTTGGCTTCCCCACAGGTCTGGGGGCCCTTATTGTCCGTAACAACGCAGCAGGCATACTAAAAAAGACTTATTTTGGAGGAGGCACAGCAGCAGCTTACCTTTGTGGAGAAGATTATTATGTTCAGGCTGCAAACATTTCTGACAG ATTTGAAGATGGAACTGTCTCTTTCTTGGACATAATTGCTGTAAATCATGGATTTGACGCTCTTTACAGGATCACAG GGGGCATGCACAACATCCAACAGCACACGTTTGGCTTGGCACACTACACTTACATGCTGCTGTCAAGTGTTTGCCATGGCAACGGGCAACCAGTGGCTCAGATATATGCCGAAGGCCAGTTTGAGAGTCCAAGCACACAGGGCGCAATCCTAAACTTCAACCTCAAGGATTCTCATGGACAGATAATTGGGTATTCTCAG GTGGACAGAATGGCCAGTCTGTACAATATCCATGTgcgcacaggttgcttctgcaACACCGGGGCCTGTCAGTCCTTCCTCGGGATCACCAATCAGCAGATAAGGAGAAACCTGCAG GCGGGCCACGTCTGCGGAGACAGCATCGACCTGGTGGAAGGCCAGCCGACCGGATCTGTACGTGTGTCCTTTGGCTACATGTCGACATTTGAAGACTGTCAAAAGTTCCTGAACTTTGTCGCTGAGTGCTTCGTAGAGAAACCAGTCACAGTGGACCAAGGGAGACTAGAACAGCTAAAAACCTTCACAGCAGCATCCCAGGGCGAATGTGAAGATCTTCCAATTAAAATCACTAATGGAGAAATATGTAAAGTAGAAGAGGAGCTTGAAGCCTCACTGAGGGGATTTGGACACAGAGACTTCAACAGCCACAGGGAGCCTTATACTCTGACCAACATCTACATATATCCCATCAAATCATGTGGAGCCTATGAG GTCCACGACTGGCCGGTGGGACCGCTGGGTTTGCTGTATGACAGAAGCTGGATGGTGGTGAATGGAAACGGCGTGTACCTGAGCCAGAAGAGAGAGCAGCGTTTATGCCTCATTCGCCCACAAGTCCACCTGCCCTCAAACAAATTGCTCCTGCAGGCATCAG GGATGGATACCATTTCTGTTCCCCTGGAAAACAACACTCAAATGCACACAAGCTATCGGGTGTGTCAGAGCAAAGTTTGTGGTGACAG GGTGGAGACTGTCGACTGTGGCGATGAGGCTGCGTCGTGGCTTTCAGACTTCCTTGGACAGCCATGCCGCCTGATAAGACAAAGTCCGGGTTTTACCCGACACGTGAAGAAGAAGCCTAGTGAAG CTGCCACCTCCACATCCCTCTCCCTGGTGAATGAAGCTCAGTATCTCATGATCAACCGTGCCAGTGTGAGGCTCATTGAGAAAGTAATGAGCAGCAG GCAGGACGACTCCGAGGGCGATCAGCTCCTTGACACACAGAATGTCATTAGCCGCTTCCGAGCCAATTTAGTCATCGCTGGAGTAAAACCATTTGAGGAGGATAATTGGCCACACTTGATTATTGGCAACACTAGATTCGTG GCTGCAGGTCAGTGTGGAAGGTGCCAGATGATTGGAGTAGACCAGGAGACTGGGACCAAAACAAAAGAGCCGCTAATGTCTCTGTCGGCTCACCGCAATGGGAAG GTCACTTTTGGGGTGTACCTGACCCATCAGCTACCGGAGGGCTCCACTAAAGCCAGTGTCCTCTCTGCCGGTGCCCTGATACAGACGGAGCCTTACAGTTCTTGA